The Denticeps clupeoides chromosome 1, fDenClu1.1, whole genome shotgun sequence genome segment TGAGCTTCTAAACACAGTAAGCAAAGTCAGATGCAGCCGCATGACTGGATGAAACCATCTTTCTTTCAGTCTATTGATCTTTAAACTACGTGAGACGTAGGCCGTGCTGATAGGTTGAACTCATCTGTGCTGACCGCCAGGGGGCAGCAGCTGCACGCCGAACACAGAACCTGGCAAATCCTTAAAAAGAAACCcattacatcatcatcatcatcatcatcatcaggctGAGGCGTCCCGTGGCAAAACAGTCTTTTATTGAATATAGGTTTGGCTTGAGGACATTAGGACCCAGAAGGCACACATAAGACTTTGTGgacttcattattattttaaaaacaggaAGTTAAATGACCGAAAGGTTAAACAAAaatgcaagacaaaaaaaaaaaaaaaaaaaagtcctgcagGAAGTCCTTTCACAGAAAGGATGAGACGCTCACACACGTTCCCAGGCCTAATGCCAGCGCATGTACACACCGCTGAGTCTATGGCCGTCCCTTTTAAATTCTTCTTTCTTATATTAGAAAAAAGTTCTTTAGTTGAAatgaataatctttttttttttttcccccagagcTGCTGGGTGGAGCTTTACCATCTCGCCACCGCACAGTCCTGAGATGAAGGAGGACCGGTGACAACACATCCACCCGGCTGTGATGTCATCAGTGGTTCCAACACAAGATGTACTGAAGCACAGACCATAATACTGACTCAGTTACAGGCTTAATACTGATCACCACACATACTCACAATATAATAATCATCACACTCAGCATATAACTGatattttaccaaaaaaaagctCCATACAAAAATACTACAGGAtcaattaacaataataataattattattataaacttGGTAATGGTATTTTCCAGTTTGTAATTTACAAAAGTGATTATAGGTAAATAAAGACGCGGCTGAAAACTGCAGTGTGGTGAAGGCGTTGCAGGGTGAGGAGGAAGAAAACAGGAGGCGGAGCTTGAAGTGAAGAGGGCACGATGTCATCATCCGGCCTCACGGCTGTTTTAATTTGACTCGATTTAGCGAGAACCAGAGCATGTACCAACCCATTCTGCCCctgggttcacacacacacacacacacacacacacacacacacagaaccggCTGGATTTCAgtcatgcgtgtgtgtgtgttagggattGTCAAGGCAAGTCaatggtcacatgacctgcatAGTTTTCGTGAAGGCACTGGTGGTGTAGACATGGCGGTCTGTTCCACACAGAAGATGGGAGCGTTGGCACAACACATTTCTCTGTAAATGTGGGCGGAGCCAAGAAGGGTGGGGCATAGGACTCAGTCCTAGTTTTAACCCCAAAAACCAGCAAATTACAACAAGCCATCCTTCACTGTAGGCTCCAATTGGCTGTACCATTTCTTTCAAGAGGACCTCGGAGAAGCCAGTCTTTGGTTCAAATCTCATTTCTAATAGATTTTGCGATGGggaaattattatatatatatttaatataatagtAAAGTGTTTCCCTTTAAAATGAAGGCTGACTGATCAGCTTGGGGGGGCTGAGGTTCCAATTTTGTGGCTTTTCCACACTGTCTGTGGAAGTGACCCCGCCTACTTCACACCACGAACTCGGGCACCTCGTCCGTGGTCAGGTCCAGGGAGAAGTACTTGTTTGTCCTCTTGATGGGGAAGGAGGGGTGGTCACCAAGGATGTTGGTGCATTGCTCTGCAAGCCCCTGGTAGCCGCCGCTGCTGGCGTTGCTCAGGTCCTCAGCACAGCCAAAAGTGTAGCTGTGGGCGGTGTCCTGACAGAGCTCCACCCACTCGGAACAGTTCCGCTGGTAGAGCCGGACATCGTCCAGGGATTGGCTGTGGCGGTCGGTGCAGCCCTGAGTCTTCTTGCAGACTGACGACtatgaaaaaagaaagttaaTTAACTTTTTCCTGCTTTATTacttacatgtgtgtgtgtgtgtgtgtgtgttacctgtggcAGAGACTCAATGCTCTGTCCTCTCATCTTTACCACAGTCTCAGACGAGCTGGAGGTGGACGAGCTCACGTCCTTCACCACAAGACCTTTGGAGAGTTCAATTAAAGCTTAGTCAACCACAACACAGGATCTGACCACACCCAAACTCAATAATAAAGCACGACTTCTGCCGCCTAGAAGCCATGAGCCCACAGTGCAGGGCGTGGTGAGGTGAAAGTGTGGGTACCGGAGTAGCCGTTGGTCTGTCTGGAGCTCAGCATGTCCTCGGTGATGTGGATGCACAGGTCATGGTTGAGCTCCAGAGCCAGTTCATGCAGCTCCTCGTAGTCCTTTGGGTCGTCAACCAGCATCTCGATCTCTGAAGAGCACAAATTCACCGGATTAACCCACAGAGCGCCATCTACATTGCCAacgtgccctctgtatttaaccatcacccttggtgagcagtgggcagccatgacaggcgcccggggagcagtgtgtggggacgggcggttggaggtgccactgattacgggtccacttcctaaCCCGTATATCCGAGACTACTTGGCAGTAGGCGTAGTAGATGTAGTACAGGGGGACCACAATGTGTctccgagtgtctccaggggggggggactgtccctgtaacttctgattgtaaggcgctctggataaggacgtctggtaaatgctgtaaatgtactactACTGTGGCGTGAttgaaaccccagcagcggcgtgAGATAATCCTTTCTCTGCACGCTTCGCaagagtttcctccactacacaccgacTGTTACAGCCTGacgccacaaacggcagaaaaacagctggttcagatgtccatgGTGGACCGAACAGAGAAAATCTAAAACACGGCACGCGCCGGGCGGCTCGGCGCAGCCGAATACATGTGGATTTCTAAACTCCCAGTAAAACAATGTTGTGCTGTAGATCGCTGGACACGCCTCCACTCGcctgctttgattctattggtcacaCAAACAACATACACATAGAACCATGAGCAAATTATATTCAACAATTCTACTTCATTTGTAGTAAAAGGTGTAAGTCAGGATCAGGCTCCATTTGGCTCGGACACAAACTTCTGGTCTGTAGTACCCATCCTTCTCGTATGATTAAAGTGTTAATTTTTGTATAAAACAGCTTTTTAACCATCGTtaggtgatgcgttttaatgAACTTTGTAGTCTCCCCTCGAGCCCTCACCGTAGTCGTCCTCCAGCGTCCGCTCCTTCCCACTGCTCTCGATGCCAGAGGTGTGCGTGCTGGCGTGGCTGTTTGTGGACGAGCTGCCGATGCGCAGGGGTCTCGGCGGGCCGTGTCCGGGGGTGCGGAAGCTGTCGGCCTCGATGCCGGAGGTGTGCGAGCTGCCGTTGCTGGTGGTGGAGTGGCGGGACAGACGCTTGTGGCGCGACACGCTTCCCACGCTGCTGCCGCTGGCACGTGACCGCTGGTCCAGGTGGTCCATGTCCAGCTCCAGAGCATCACTGATGTACGACTCACGGTACTGCTTTTTTTCTGAGgaacaccgcacacacacaaacacactgtgaGGACCTGCAGCCATAGGTTTCTAACCCGAACCAATCTTAGTCCGTTCAGAACTTGAGCATACCTTCATTCTCCTCAAGACGCCGGACCTGTTTGAGAACAGGCTGCAGGTTCATATAGAGGCGGTGGCTGTTGCTAAGTAACTGCAGCAGGTGTCTGGAGCGCATGGGGCAGCCGGTGTAGTAGATGAGTTTCCTGGCAGATGGCAGACCATCCGGTAGAATCTCAAACTTCTTCCCCTGAGAAAAATAACCACCAAAAAAATCCATGTAGGTGTAGGGTTAGGCAATTATGGCTAATAATTTAATagatttttatcacatttttgtGATATTACCAGACTGAAACCAAAGTCAACAGagataataaactgtttatataAAACCATGACTATTGCTGCCCCCCTCAGCTGTTTTCAGCCAGTTGCTCTTTGCTCACAGTTCATGACCTGGTAAGTCACGTGGTGCCACACGTGTTGCTTCCATAATcaagcctagcggttaaggaagcggccggttcgaatccagacccactgcacacggtgcacacagtgaaatttgtcctctgtatttaaccatcaccctgagagagcccgggcagcagtgtgtggggacggtgctttgctcagtggcacctcaatggcaatgtaataataatttaaccttatgtttgactaaaagaaaaatgtttttgtctgttctataCAGtatttgtactatattgacttggttaaatagaattgcattatttaaaaaataaataaataagagactaaaattaaatgataattgactaaaactgaactaatatttcatggataattctgactaaaatcgATAATTCTGACCAAAACTTGATgattaaaatgagtctggatgtgacaACTGCTAATAACGACTAAAATAATGCAACGACTCGACAAGCAGACAGACACATTAGTCAAATTTTCGCCATTGCAATCGTGATAAATCCAGATGGATTTTATCATGGTCCTTGATCAAGACCATATTATCGCCCATCCCGATGTAGTGAAAGAAAaacaactgaggtccccttgatgaaggtaccgtccccacacactgctccccgggggcctgtcatggtgcccactgctcaccaagggtgatggttaaatacagaggacatgtttcacagtgtcaccgtttttcacaatgacaatcatttcactttcagttaAATAAATGGGAAAACTTACCACGAACACCAGTTTCCCCACATTAGTCCAGGGGAAGTCATACAGGAGCTGTCTGACCAGGCCTACAttctacagacacacagaataCATTCAATCATTTTGCATGTACAGTGAATGaaaagcgcgcacacacacttgttcCGCTCCTACCTGGAAGATCTGGATGCCCCGCAGGGTGAGTCCCAGTGTGAGGGACGCGTCGACCTCCTTTTTATCCTGAGATGAAACACTGACTCAGTAATGGACTGGTTTCTTACAGAACAATAACTAGATTAAAAGGTTCAAAAGTGAATTTCAAATGACAAACATGCATaatgcatcacacacaccttGTAAAGTCTGTAGTAATGCACGGTGACGTCGTCCAGCTGGGCCGACTCCTTGATGTATTTGAGGTGAGCCTCGGAGGCGGTGAGGGCGAACTGGTCTTTGTGCATGTTGGGGATGTGGCGCAGGATGTAGTCGCGGCCACGCTTCTCGATcacctacacatacacacagctcaGTGTGCAGGacagcagatgtgtgtgtgtgtgtgtgtgtgtgtgtgtgtgtgtgtgttaacagggGTATGTAGACTAGCTACTAGTGATCAGCTAACAACttcaagctgtgtgtgtgttgaagtgcGCTTCATTACTGCAGGGAAAGAGGGGGACTCGGGCGGGTGGTGGAATAATCTGGAATGAGGGCAACAGGAATGAATGGtcaacccccacacacacacacacacacacacacacacacacacacacacacacacggcgtaCCACTTTcagagataaaaataaaactgctgtcCCAGTTCTCCATGCCTTACAGAGCAGGGAGTATCTCCATAGAGTAAGAACATTAGTTTAGCGATTGTGCATAAACCTGGAATGAGGTCACACCCTCAGGTGAAGTGTTTTATGTTGCTTTAAGAGACCATTAGAGAACCATGCAAGTCCTGTAGCAGAATtactgtgtgtggtgtgtgtgtgtgagtgtgtgtgtgttcctcaccCATGGTGGAAAGTAGGCCTCAGGCTCGAAGTATTTGCCAAAGTGCTTGTTGCGTTTGAAGTTGCCGAGGTCGGCCTGCAGGGCAAAGGCGGCCAGCAGGAAGTAGGCTTCCTCCCGCTGGATACACTGGGACTGCAGCGTCTGCTTCCTCAGATGCCAGTAATAGTAATACCGCGCCGAGCGGTCGCTGTAGACACGATACACCCATTCAGCATCGGAGAACACGCCCACGAGGAGCGACAAAGAACAACGTGGTTCCGTGGGGACCCACCTGATGAGCCGGCCATTCTCCACATAGTACTGCGCTCTGAAGTGGACGATCATCGGGGGTCCAAACTGGTCAATGCCCTGAACATGACAGACACACAATCGCAGTGATTTATTCATTGGGGCAGagatggcctagcagttaaggaagtggccccataatcagaaggttgccgtttcaaatcccgatccgccaaggtaccactgaggtgccactgagcaaagcaccgtccccacacactgctccccgggcgccggtcatggctgcccactgctcactcagggtgatggttaaatgcagaggacaaatttcactgtgtgcaccagtgtgctgtgcatcacatgtgacaatcacttcactttatttattgaaagtaaagaaagaaagttgaaagtgaagtgatacacagcagcacagcacacagtgaaatttgtcctctgtatttaaccatcaccctgagtgagcagtgggcaccatgacagtggcacctcagtggcaccttggcggatcgggattcgaaccggcaaccttctgattacggggccacttccttaaccgctaggccaccaccgcccagTTAACGAAACATCAGAAGTTGACTGGACAACTAGAACCGTCGAACAGGGAATAAATAGAGTAGAGtaaataagtaaagtaaaaagttaaaaagaaaagaggatgAAAGGATAAAGGGAAAACGATTTTGTGAAACTGGGTGAAAATTTAAATAGTTTAGCctacacatttttttgcatgctaatgctaacatctaCATCtccctcttgtaagtcgctttggataaaagcatctgctaaataaagtaaagtaaattaaagtaaagtacaatGCCAACggtgtggacgcaaggccagatcagCTCGAAATTTTGGCTGAGTTGGCCTCAGAACCTTCcagactgtgtgtatgtatggctGGCCTTACCCTGCTGGCCTCCTTCCTCCACTCTTTGGGACAGTACTTGGACAGTTTCTGGTCCAGCTCCATATAGATGTGCTCATTATCTGAGGACAGAATTAGGCAAAAATTGATCAATGTAAAAACACAGGACGCACACATTAGAGATGAAATCGAACCATGAAAGTTCAGCCTGGCAAGTCCATTTTGATAAACGCCTTTTTAACCCATTTACAGCGCGACTTTATTCAAATGTTGTTCATTTACCATGCAAGTCCCAGCTCGAGCCTGCatgaaatgatagaaattaaacGTGGGGTTCAGGCAAAGATCTTAAGCTCGAACACACATCAAGAGAAGCACGAGAattcatttaacacacacagctgggcGCTTCGTCTGTCAtattactatgtgtgtgtgtatatatacacacacacatgagctTATTTAATCGTCTGGTTTCATGTGACCAGATGACCAAAGCAGCAAGCTGACGGCCAATCACAGGGCCAGTGGGAGAGGAATTCCagatcactctctctctctctcatatacacacacacacacacacacacacacacacacacacacacacacacagctatgtGTTAAGCAAACACTTTAACTCTCTCTGAACAAACTCAGTCTaatatgtaaacacacacaacttgtgCATATCCAGAAgtgtgcccgtgtgtgtgtgtgtgtgtctgtgtgtgtgtgtgtcgtgtgacAGCCTGTTTCACTGTGGAAAcagtggagagtgtgtgtgtgtgtgtgtgtgtcttactcTGAATGACGCTGAGGCCAAACAGGTGACGGTCCTTAAGTCTCAGGAGGTCACACACCTGAACCAGCAGCTCCTGACACAAAGTCTTTACCTGAGAACAGTCAGCAGTCTGTCAGTCAATCTGTGCATCGTAGTATCAATACTGCTGATCAGTTGAATATTTAACGGCTGTACTCACACTAACAATGATGTTGAGTGTCTCGTCGTTggggaggaacacacacacacaccgccggTCTTGCATGGTTTTGTTGTTGTGGAAACTCAGTTTGTTCATCTTTGTCCGGCTAGAATGGGTGTGGCCTCTGGTGGACTCCTCCCCCAACACGCCCACCCAATGCCCGCTCTCACGGGGGCACAGGGCACGGTGACAGCAACGGGTCAATAAGGGTGCTGAAACATCCTCAACCAGGCCTGTATGGGGGTGGGCGACcacctacaaaacacacacagacacacaagttACATCTCCACTCAGTCTCCAGCAGCTTGTATTGATCTGAAGGCTGCAGTAAATCTGACTGGGAGAAGTGGGAAACTGGAAGTCtttaacatcacacacacagctcatggaatcaatcaatcaatcaatatttatatgctgctttttacattgtacattgtcaCGAAGCACCTTACAAATAGAACCGTActcaaagccccaggtgagcaacccagaggcaacagtggcaggA includes the following:
- the LOC114788833 gene encoding FERM domain-containing protein 6-like; protein product: MNKLSFHNNKTMQDRRCVCVFLPNDETLNIIVSVKTLCQELLVQVCDLLRLKDRHLFGLSVIQNNEHIYMELDQKLSKYCPKEWRKEASRGIDQFGPPMIVHFRAQYYVENGRLISDRSARYYYYWHLRKQTLQSQCIQREEAYFLLAAFALQADLGNFKRNKHFGKYFEPEAYFPPWVIEKRGRDYILRHIPNMHKDQFALTASEAHLKYIKESAQLDDVTVHYYRLYKDKKEVDASLTLGLTLRGIQIFQNVGLVRQLLYDFPWTNVGKLVFVGKKFEILPDGLPSARKLIYYTGCPMRSRHLLQLLSNSHRLYMNLQPVLKQVRRLEENEEKKQYRESYISDALELDMDHLDQRSRASGSSVGSVSRHKRLSRHSTTSNGSSHTSGIEADSFRTPGHGPPRPLRIGSSSTNSHASTHTSGIESSGKERTLEDDYEIEMLVDDPKDYEELHELALELNHDLCIHITEDMLSSRQTNGYSGLVVKDVSSSTSSSSETVVKMRGQSIESLPQSSVCKKTQGCTDRHSQSLDDVRLYQRNCSEWVELCQDTAHSYTFGCAEDLSNASSGGYQGLAEQCTNILGDHPSFPIKRTNKYFSLDLTTDEVPEFVV